A genomic stretch from Nitrospirae bacterium YQR-1 includes:
- a CDS encoding flagellar biosynthetic protein FliR, with translation MEQLSQLINAKEASKEIGNFLFILIRTSIFMGMMPIYGSKNFPSQFKIGFAVALALLLAPIVDVNITEEDRIPSFLAKEVLFSMLFGGAARFIFTAVNMAGNFISNSMSLSVATTFDPEFGQSAEVSRLLGIILTLVFVAMDAHHDLLVMFVMSYELLPPSRIVLDKSMINAFMGGTKLFIVAIKVASPIMVGMLVANLLLGLLYKAAPQINIFFVSFPIFIFVGLLLMIAGMPVMIYVFGLNIANIKNDMYRVMELSTSGR, from the coding sequence ATGGAGCAGTTAAGCCAGCTTATAAATGCTAAGGAGGCATCAAAAGAGATAGGTAATTTCCTGTTTATACTTATCAGAACGTCCATATTTATGGGTATGATGCCAATCTATGGCAGCAAGAACTTTCCATCTCAGTTTAAAATCGGCTTTGCCGTGGCTCTTGCACTACTTTTAGCCCCTATTGTAGATGTTAATATTACGGAAGAGGACAGAATTCCATCTTTTTTGGCAAAAGAAGTACTTTTTTCTATGCTGTTTGGAGGCGCTGCACGATTTATTTTTACCGCCGTCAATATGGCAGGCAATTTTATAAGCAACAGCATGTCTCTTTCCGTTGCCACCACGTTTGACCCTGAGTTTGGCCAATCGGCGGAGGTTAGCAGGCTTTTAGGGATTATACTGACGCTGGTGTTTGTTGCTATGGATGCGCACCACGATTTACTCGTTATGTTTGTAATGAGTTATGAGCTGCTCCCCCCCAGCAGGATTGTTTTAGACAAATCAATGATTAATGCCTTTATGGGTGGAACAAAATTATTTATTGTGGCAATAAAGGTTGCCTCTCCGATAATGGTGGGAATGTTGGTTGCAAATCTGCTGTTAGGGCTGCTCTATAAGGCGGCCCCGCAGATAAACATATTTTTCGTTAGTTTTCCAATATTTATTTTTGTAGGATTGCTCCTCATGATAGCCGGAATGCCGGTAATGATTTATGTTTTCGGCCTGAACATAGCAAATATAAAAAACGACATGTATCGTGTGATGGAACTGTCAACGAGCGGGAGATAG
- the fliQ gene encoding flagellar biosynthesis protein FliQ yields MTVEMVKDISGEVFKTLLTVSAPMLLVSMVVGLLVSFFQAITQLQEFTLTFVPKVVAVFACIFILMPWLSRVMIAFTTHLIEKMPMYVR; encoded by the coding sequence ATGACAGTCGAAATGGTTAAAGACATATCCGGCGAGGTATTTAAGACTCTGTTGACGGTATCCGCCCCCATGCTTTTAGTCAGCATGGTGGTAGGCTTGCTTGTCAGCTTTTTTCAGGCAATAACCCAGCTTCAGGAATTTACACTTACCTTTGTGCCTAAAGTTGTGGCGGTATTTGCCTGTATTTTCATTCTTATGCCGTGGTTATCGAGGGTTATGATAGCTTTTACAACTCATTTGATAGAAAAGATGCCGATGTATGTGAGGTGA
- the fliP gene encoding flagellar type III secretion system pore protein FliP (The bacterial flagellar biogenesis protein FliP forms a type III secretion system (T3SS)-type pore required for flagellar assembly.): MNFNIDHPLVSMFLLMSFLSLLPAMLIMLTSFTRIVVILSFLRQAIGGAQIPPNAVVIGLSIFITFFVMAPTFDKLAKDSIGPYIDKKITLTEAFKRGEEPVKSFMLKQTRQKDIALFIQLSKSEQPYEAKDVPFKVVAPAFAISELKTAFEMGFLLYLPFIIIDMVVASVMLSMGMMMVPPVMISLPFKLLLFVLVDGWNLIVGSIVRSFQ; the protein is encoded by the coding sequence ATGAATTTCAACATAGATCATCCACTGGTTTCGATGTTTCTGTTGATGAGTTTTCTTTCACTTTTGCCTGCAATGCTTATAATGTTAACGTCTTTTACACGAATTGTGGTTATCCTGTCTTTTTTACGGCAGGCAATAGGCGGGGCACAGATACCGCCAAATGCAGTGGTAATAGGGCTTTCTATTTTTATTACTTTCTTTGTTATGGCTCCAACATTTGATAAACTTGCCAAAGATTCAATCGGCCCCTATATAGACAAAAAGATTACCCTTACCGAGGCTTTTAAGCGCGGCGAGGAGCCTGTTAAGTCCTTTATGCTCAAGCAGACCAGACAAAAGGACATAGCCCTGTTTATACAACTCTCCAAATCGGAGCAGCCCTACGAGGCTAAGGATGTACCATTTAAGGTGGTCGCTCCGGCCTTTGCTATCAGTGAGCTCAAGACAGCTTTTGAGATGGGTTTTTTGCTGTATCTGCCCTTTATTATCATAGACATGGTGGTAGCAAGCGTTATGCTCTCAATGGGTATGATGATGGTGCCTCCGGTAATGATTTCACTACCGTTTAAACTTCTGCTGTTTGTTTTAGTTGACGGGTGGAATCTTATTGTGGGGTCAATTGTAAGGAGCTTCCAATGA
- a CDS encoding flagellar biosynthetic protein FliO — protein MTAAVIQMVFALGVVIFIIYGISYYMKKRNKQGGFLSVKEYLPLGPKRGIAMVKVGAEFLILAVTPNDLRLLKTIKELPQPEQDFHTSLSAEVVRLGDENISSAGLGSTDSRSGL, from the coding sequence ATGACAGCTGCCGTTATACAGATGGTTTTTGCTTTAGGGGTGGTGATTTTTATCATCTACGGAATATCATATTATATGAAAAAACGGAACAAACAGGGCGGTTTTCTCTCTGTAAAGGAGTACCTGCCGCTGGGCCCTAAGAGGGGAATCGCTATGGTTAAGGTTGGGGCTGAGTTTTTAATCTTGGCGGTTACGCCTAACGACTTACGCCTTCTTAAGACAATTAAAGAATTACCGCAGCCGGAGCAGGATTTTCACACCAGTCTAAGCGCTGAGGTTGTAAGACTGGGAGATGAAAACATCTCATCAGCCGGTTTAGGATCTACCGATTCACGGAGTGGATTATGA